The Acinetobacter wuhouensis genome includes the window CTGCCAACTCGTTGTGTTTTGACGCTGTTACGGTGTTTCGAGCTAGATTTTCTCTTACCACCAGTGCAGTAAAGTCTTTTGTATTCAGCGATAGAAAGACTTTCCATTTATGCAGCACCTCTGCCCTTAGATTTGAATCCAACTTCCTGCAGATATTCTTTCCAATTTTGAAGCTCATTCGGGTCTGAAAGTTTTGCAGCAATTCGACATGCTAAGTTTTCGTATGACTCACCTGCAGTGCTGTATTTGCTAATCACTTCAGGATGGCGAGCAAGTTTGTTGGCAAACGCGTAGATCTGCTGCGGTGATGAAAAAGTTAGAAATTCAGAATGACCATTGGCTTTCCCGTTGTCTGCCTTGTCGTATTTGTGTCGGTTTCTCAAAAGCATGTCGGCAAAATGGAAAATCAAAAGATCATCGCAAAGATTCTTGTCAGCATTGAAAAGTTCGAAAGCACGTTTCTCGCGTTCAAACCAACTTGCTTCGATAATCGACTTTGGCACTACCGTGGGATCGGCTTGATCTAATTCCAAACGAAGTTTTTTCAAACAAAGCCAGTCTTTTTTATTTTTAGATTCTAATGGGAGATTCCTTGGGAGATTCTGTGTCCCAAAATTGGTACTGGTTGCGGTACCAATTTTGGGACTGGTTCCCGTTCCAATATTGGTACTAGTACCATTTTTGGAACTAGTACCTAAATGAACACCAGTACCATTTTCGGTACTAGTCCCCTTTTTGGTACTGGTATCTGGACAATCTTCACGTCCAAATACACCAATCAATTGATAAACTTTTACGCCATTTCCTTTAATTTCACCCGTAAATTTGATGAACTTTTTAAGTTCAAGTTCATCTAAAACTTTAATGATCGTTTTGCGATTTAAGGTGGTGTCTTTCTCTAATCGCTTAATGCTAGGAAAGCATTTATGATCATCCCCAGCTCGATCAGCAAGCGCTAAAAGTACAAGTCTTTCACTTGCACCTGAAACTATTACTTTCCAAGCCCATATGGTTGCATCTAAGCTCATAATTCACCAGCCTCAGGCATTTCATAAATAAAACTGCCATGCATCAAAATTTTATTGGCCTGATATAGGCTTGCTACTATTTCACTCGCCTGATACACAGAAAGCCGATGCTCATTAGTTAAAAGCTCAATAAACTCATTTCTAGCTACCGCAGCTTGTTTGACATCACGATTAATTTTGCGAAGATTGGCTTTGCGCACTTCCAAAAATGATGCCAGCGACCTTAAAGCAGGCTCATACCAAGATTGAGTCCATTGGATCTGTTTATGCTCTGGGGCTTTTTGGAAGTGTAGGTTTGTAGTCATGAAACCTCCGCTAATGCTTGTTCAGCTTCGGTTAATCGACGTTTCGCATCTAATTCAGCAACAGTCGCAGATCGAATCCATGACTCATGGACAATTTGACCGCCTTCAAGCCAGTAGTGGTCGTTCGGCTGATATGCCTCAACCACTTCTAAATCATCAAATTCGATGTGGTTCATGTATGCGACCACATCACCTTTGATATATTTTTGATTCAAAGTCGTAGTCACGGCGCATTGCGCACTTTCAGGCACTAAACACGTTTTACACTGCTCTTCTTTAAAATCAATGCACTTGTTAGCGCAAGGATGTTTTGGTATATTTGATTTCATATTCATTTCTACCTCGTTTTGAATATAGGAAGCCTGATTTCGCCCATCAGGCTTTTTCTTTTTGATTTACTGAAATATATTTTTCAGCCTGTTTTTGCAAAGCCTTGTCTGCTGCTGTAGCACACTCAATAATTCGTTGAAAAATAATGTGTGCTTCTTCGTATTCTTGAGGTGTAACAATGTTGTCCTCTAGAACCTCATACACTTTTTGATTTGCTTTTCCGCTTGCGACATTCGTGAGCATCATCGCTTCAAGAACATTCATTTCTCGATGGCGTTCCCCATCTGCACCTACTGGTACTAAAACAAAACCCAACTTGTGAGCCCATACTTTTAGAACCGCTGGGTTTTGAGTAAACATCAGCATTGCTTCAAATTTTTTTAAACTCGGCATGTGGTCTGGCATATTCATATTTGCGTAGTTGCAAATCGTGTTATGCGAGTCGCCAGTCAGATCAGCAATTTCCTTTGGCGTTATACCTGTTGAGTGTCTGATCATTTGATGAAGAGCTGTTTTTGTCTCTTTACAGATTTCCATATGTGAATCCTTGTTTTTATTCACGTTTATTTTTTACGAACAAAGGTTAATACTTTGCTTATGGTAGTTCCTAAGCAGTTAATGTGTTTGATTTTGAACTATTTGAAGCAAGGAAAATCTCTGGAAATTTAAGCTTCTCTTTTGATGGAATGCCTCGTACCTTCCAGTTTTGAACTCGCTGTACGCTGTAGCCAATTTTTTCAGCAACAACCGTAGAACCACCTAGTTCCTCAATTTTTTCTTTATCGGACATAACTTTTATCTCAAACATGGTGTTTCAAACATCATAAACATTTTGTTTATAGTAGTCAAACATTGTGTTTAACACATTTTGTTTATTTTTGGGATAATTGTTTTATATTTTAGAAGTGATAATCGTATGCATGAGTCAATGGTAAGAGTTTTTCAGTTAGCGGAAGGCATGTCTCCTACTCAGCTTGCATTAGCTATAAATGAGCTTCCTCAAACCATTACTAACTGGTCTAAGCGTGGAATATCAAAGGGTGGTGCAATAAAAGTCGCTACTTTATTTAATGCTGATCCAAATTGGATTATTAATGGCGAAGAACAGAAAAAATTCAAAACTCTAAGCTTTGATGAAATTAAAAAGAAATTTGGTGAACCTAAGGCTGTAGTTGAAAATATTGAAAATGACAATGGAATTAGATTTTACAACTATGGTGATCCAGTACCTGAGGGATACACAGCAATTGACTACTTCCCTGAAGTTAAGGCTAGTGCTGGAAATGGATATATAAACCTTGAAGAAAGTAGTCCATACAAGCTATTTATTGGTGATCCTGAAATCTCAAATTCGGGGGCTAATGCTTCTCAATGCAAAATTATCAATGTGGATGGCGAAAGCATGATGCCCGATCTCTATCCAGATCAGAAGATTTCAATTGATATGTCTGCTACAAAAATTTATGACGGTGAAATTTACGCTTTTACCAAAGGAAGCGAGCTAAAAATCAAAATTCTTTTCAACTGGGGTGAGGAAGGTCAAGGGGGTTTTAGGGCTGTTTCTCGAAATTTTGATAAGGTTCGTTTCCCTGATGAATATTACTCTCCTGCTCAAATTGAGTCGGATAATATTCGCATTGTTGGGCAATTATGGTGGAAGCAAGAAGTACGTAAAGTAAGGCGTTAGATCACTAATTATTATCGCAAAATGTAGTTAAAGCATCAAAATTATCTAGATAGGGGTTAAAGATGGAAGATTTCATATTAAGACTTAAAAATCACATAGATCATGTTAAAAAAGTAGGGGAACACTGCTCTACCGAGGAAACAACAAAGCAGGCATTAATTTTACCTTTATTGGATATTTTAGGTTTTAACCCCTATGATCCAACTAAAGTTCTTGCTGAGTTTGCAGCTGATTTTCCTGGAGTTAAAGCAACCGAGCGTGTTGATTATGCTTTATATTGCAATGGTCAACCAGTCATGTTTATAGAGGCAAAATCATACTCTTCAAACCTAACAAACCACGCACCACAATTATCTAGATATTTTAACAGTAGCTTAGGTGTCACGATTGGGGCTATAACTAATGGTCGAGAATGGCGATTTTTTACAGATCTCATAAACCCAAATGTTATGGATGAAAAACCTTTTTTGATAGTTGATTTTACTAAGGCTAATCCCGAGGACCTAACTCAATTAGCTGAGTTCAAACATGATAATTTTCACGCAGAAAAATTAAGATTCTTCGCAGAAGAGAATCAGTACATCCAGCAATTTAAAACCGTGATTAGAAAAAGCATAAATGATGTAGATATTGACTTTGTTCGCTATGTTGCTCAACAAGCAAATATTCAACGTCAATTGAATGCAAAATTTCTGGAGTCTATTCAACCATTCGTTCAGCAAGCAGTTCAGCAAGCAATTAGTGATACTGTTGTTAAAGGTTTATCATCGCCAACAATAATTACTGCACAACCAGTAGAACACAAGCCTACTGAAGTACAACCTCAAGAAGTGACAGAAACTCCTGAGCCTGATTTTATCGTCAACCCTGACAATGAAAAAATTATCACAACCAAAGATGAGCAGGATCTACTTAAAATTGTCACTGAATTACTCCCTGAAATAGAAATCGAGGGTCGTGACACTGAAAGCTACTATTCTGTGTTATATCAAAATAAAACAAACAGATGGTTGCTTAGATACGATGTAAATCGCAAGCGCCCGACAATTTTCTTTATTGTCCCTATGGATGATTCCAGAAAGTCTGAATTAGAGCGAGCTGGATTAGAAGTTCAAAATAATGGCGCAATATTTATTGAGAAGCCTGAACATATTTACAGAATGGTTGGCATCTTGAGAGATAGTCTTGAGTACTGTATGAGTGATGACAACTTTAAGCGCGCTTCTAGCCAGTAGGTTTTAGAATAATCAATCTGATGATTCTTTTGAGCCATCCGATTGATTTTCACAAGTAACAATTAGCTAATCATAGCTAAAAATAAAAACCTCAAAGAGGAAAACCTAATGATAGCAACTCTAAACAAATCCAAAACCGCACTTACAATCAATCGCCAAGAATTCAAATTAGCTTTAGAGAAAATCGGCGCAGGAATTGATAAGCAAATAGCCTCACTAAAAAAAGCCAAGCAGAGCTATGATGTTGCTGAAATAGCACGCGAGGTCATTACAGAAGCAAATATTTTTGAAGCCATTATTGAGGGGTTTAATGAAGCTGAAGAAACCAGTTTAAAGCTGGCTGATATAACAAACCTTGAAGCAGCTCAAGAATGGATAGATGAGTTTTTAGAGAGATATTCGGATATTTAAATGAGAATTCAAAGTCTACTAATTTATATTTTGATAATTACACAACAGGTAAATGCAGAACCTTGGAAAGATATTTCTACTGAAGAAAATCGAGCTGCTGGCTCTGTTGTTAGGATTGATGAAAATATTGAAAAACAGCCTGATGGAACGCTACTTGTAAAATATGAAACGGGAGGCAATAGATTGAGCTTAAAAATACCCCATAAGATAAAAGTTAACTGCTCAAAGAAATCTATTGTATATCAAGGTAGTTTTGACTTACGTAATTCTTCAGAGGCTGTAAAAATAAACATACATAGAGACATTAGTACTGTATATAAAGAAGTTTGTCTTAAATAAAAAACTATTCACCCAACACAACCCTAAGATCGTGTTGGGTGAATGAATTTTAGAGAAGAATGCAAAAATGAATAAGTTTGACTACATTAAACTGGGGTTACTATTTATTGCTGTTGCTTTTTGTTGGGTATCAATGGTTTTTTAAACTGCGAACCCGAAGCATTTGATCGGGTGGAGAATGTAATGCAAAGAACTAGGGTTTCCTCAAGTAATATCCATTCGATTGGATATGATTCATCAATTTCAAGATTGGAAGTAGAATTCCTAAACGGAAGTATTTATCAATACTTCAATGTACCAGAACGCCTATATATACAATTGATGAATGCAAGCTCTCACGGTGAATACTTGGATGCATATATTAAAAAAGGTGGATATAGCTACATTAAAGTTCGTTAAGCACATCATCTATTAATTTCAATGTGCTACTAACATCTGTAACCCATGTTACTCCTGATTCAATGTTATCTGTAACTGTTAAATTATGAAGTGTTGTAAGTTCATGCCGTGCATCTTCTAATGCTTTTTTAATTGCTTCATTACTCATGGAAAACTCCATTCAACCCACCCCGCGTGGGTTTTCTTTTATCTATTAAAACACATTAAACAAAATATTTACACAAATCGTTTAAACAATACTTGCGCACTATAAACATTTTGTTTATATTTATCTCACAGACAACAAAAAAGCCCCTGACCTCTGACCGACGGGACTTTTACTCAAAGAGTGAGATAAGTATGAACATAAAACCTCAATCCATCAACCCTGCTGTTACACATCGTGTACAGCAAGTAGGCTTTATCAAAGTCGCAGCACTTGCGGGCTTAATCACCACAGGTGTTATTGCATTTGCATATAACCCTGATTCAACTGAATACAAACCACCGGTAGCAATCCCTGTAATCACTCCATCTACCTATGAAGTTCAAACGCTTAAATTAGATTCAGATCACTCAGGTACAGCTGTAGTGAAACTTGATGATTACATCTTAAAAGTTGGTTTTGATTTCGATAAGTACCCTGCCGACTATGGCGTGCACGGTTCTGAATACACAGAAGTCGAGGTTTATAACCTTGCAGTTGATAATGTTAAGTCTATCTACGGCGCTGAATTTAACGACTTCACTGTTGATGCTGACCATCGTGCAATCAATTCGCTTATCGCTGGCTACATCATGCGTAATCGTTTAGTGGAGGCGATCTAATGAATCTACTTACTAAACCTACTTTCTTCTGCCAATTCGACAGCGAAACATCACAAGGTGCTCGTTACCGTGTGGGCACTGAAAAACCTACTTTTTATATCTTGAAGTTGAAAGAAAAAAAGGATTTTGCGCTTAAAGGCTTTCAGCAAAAGTACGATTTGTATCGTGAATATCCGAATACTTTGTTCAAGATCCAAGATAACAAAGTATCAGAAAAGCTGAACGATTTGCTTAGTAAAGCAGTTACAGTCAAATCAAATTCAGATTACTACGACCGTTTAAATGACGCTGGCCATTTTGCTTCTTCTGATTATAAGAAGTGGAAACGTGCTAGTCGTGGCTTAATGTAGGAGATAGATCATGACTGTATTCTTTAAAAAAGCACAGCGTAAAAATGCAAAACTCCGTTTGGCAATTGCAGGTCCTACAGGCGCTGGTAAAACGTTTGGTGCACTAATTCTTGCTAAAGGGATTGGTGGTCGTATTGCAGTGGTTGACACTGAAAATAGTAGTGCTGAATTGTACGATGACATCGTTGATTTTGAACATGCCAACCTACAACCACCTTACTCCCCTGAAAAATTTATTGAAGCTATTAAGGCAGCTGAAAATGCAGGCTTTGATACATTAATTATCGATAGCATCACACATGAATGGTCTGGTGTTGGTGGTTGTCTCGAAATCGTAGATAAATTAGCTTCTACAACATTTAAAGGAAATAGCTGGGGTGCATGGAGTCAAGTTACTCCGCGTCATCGTAAATTTATCGATGCAATTCTTCAGTCAAGTATCAACATCATTGTGACATTGCGCTCAAAAATGGAAACAGTGCAAACCAATGATAATGGCAAAAAGAAAGTTGAAAAAATTGGCATGAAAGCCGAACAGCGAGATGGTATTGAGTATGAATTTACCACTGTACTAGATCTCACTCATGACAAAATCGCAATTGCGACAAAAGACCGTACACGCCTGTTTCTTGAATCAAGAATGCTGAGTGAAAATGATGGTGCAGCCTTGAAGCAATGGCTTGTTTCAGGTTCGGCGGATGCCTGTATTACTGGAAATCAATATTTTGAGTTGGAAGCACTCATGCTTCAAGCTGGTATTAATATTGAAAATTTCTGCGCTAAACGTGGGCTTAATAGTCTTCATGATGTTCAACAGCAAAAGTTTGATGAAACATGTAATGGTATTCAAACAATCATTCAGCGTAATAAACAAGCCCATCAAGACAATGAGCAACAACTTCAAGCTGAAAATGATGCACGCCTTGATAGCGATTACCAATTAGCACTCAAAGACATTAAGAATGCTTCGAATGCTAATGTTTTGAATCGTCCAGCAGATTATTTCCGTGGTACCAAATACGAACAACAAATTCTTAATGCATGCCAAGCAAAGTCAGACATGGAGGGGTGGTCAGCATGAATATATTAAATGGTAATGAAGCATTCGCAGCCTTAATGTCTGGTAAAAATATTATGTGCCGCGCTGCAGGTGAATTGATGGACTTCACTGATTTAGATCAATTCCCTGCTACGATTTTTGCTTTATCTGGTTATGAGTTTTGCATCAAACGCGAAACTTTAACTTTGGCTGAAATCCAATTCACTAAGCCAGCTGAACCGCATGATTTAGAAAATGGCCAAGAAATTTATATTGTGATGCCTACGTGTATATTGCGCACTCAGTATGACAATGAGCACGGCGATATTTGTTTAAGTGTTGCAAATGGCTTTGCTCAACTTGATGAAGAAAATGCAAAGCTACAACTGCAAGCTTTTGGTAAAACATTCGGCAATATGATTACCGATATTGAAGTTAAAGATGGTTTTAATGATAAGCCTAAAAAACGCACTTCACGTAGTAAGAAAGTTGAACCCGAGGTTACTCAAGTTGAGTCTGTAAAACCTACAGGTGAAGAAAGCACAGATCTTCCGTGGGAAACCAATGCACCAAAAGTTGTTGAAACACATAAACCCAATAGTCGCCCTGCTGATGATATTAAAGGTTCTGTCTGTAATTTAAATGATGCACCTCCTAAGGAGGAAGTCAAACAACCTGAGATTACTGAGGGTGATTATAGTAATGAAGCATTTATCCAAAAAGCCAATGAAAACCAGTATCAAAAATTACTTGCTGAATTGATTGAGTGCGCTCAAAAGGCTGGATCACCGAAAGAAGCGAATGCTCTTTATAAATACACAGTTGAGTGGACTGAAGAACAGCGCAAACCTCTAATGTCTGCTATCACCAAACGTTTGAATGAATTAAATACTGATGCCCCACAAGTATCAGAGCCACCTTCATTAATGGTCCTAATTCAAACTGCTCCCGATCTTACAGCCTTAGATGCGTTGGAAATTGATGTTTCAAGCCGTCATCCTGATATTCAACCGAAGTTAATGGGTTACGTAAAAGCCCGTCGTTTTGAACTTGAAAACGGTGCAACTCAATGAAGACCGTAGTCAAAAGAAAGAACCTAGATGCTTTTCGCATCTGGTTCACCAAACTTGGGTATCAAGTTTCAAATTTAAAAGAAAAGGGTTTCACGGCGCGTACAAGCGACCGTGGAATCAAAAAGAAACATCACTATGTTTTAGTCACTGACACTTTAAATGGTAATCCTGCTGCATTTGAGCTTGGTAAAGAGTTTGAAGATCATCTGACTTCACCAGACTTTCTAGAAGTCAAAGGAGATAAAAATGGAGTTTTGTCTTTTGTTGTTTGAAATTTTATTGATTGTAAACGGAACGATAGTAATTAATTTTGAAGTATGGAGCTGGTGATATGGATTCTGCTAAAGATTTTCAAAAAGAAGTGGCAAAAAAGAACTTTGAAAACGCAAAAAATAAAGTAATCAAAGTTTTGGAAAATGAGCCATTCGGCTTGTCTGTGAGTCAATTAATGACTGCTTCTAGACTCAGTGTAAAAACAGTAAAGGCAATTCTTCAGTGTGCTGAGTTTAAAACCGAAAATGAAGTTTATTTTTTAAAAGTTCAGCGGGTGGCGTAATGGATATTCAAAAAGAAGAATTTATTAAACGATTTAAAAGCACTTTTGTATATGACTTGCTATCACAAACACTTACTGATGAACAATTGTTTGAGCACGTTAATGATACTAATGGTGACATTATTTGGTTTAAAGATCAGACGCGCCAAATGTGGTTTATGTGGCAAGCAGCCCAACAAATGGCTGTGCCTGAAAGTAGAACTGATTTTGAGATAATAGATCAAACATTAAAACTAGTTGATCTACTGGCATCATCTATGAATGTTTATCAGCGTGATCCTAATAGCAAAGTCTACCCTTTTGAGTCTAAAAATCCACGTATAAATGAATGGTGGTGTACAGCTTGTAAAATACAAGATTTACTTACACAAACTGATCCTGAAAATTGTGATTTTGAAGAATACAAAGCCATGATCGAAGCACAGGAGCGGAGTCATGAGTGAACTTACTGCAAAAGCTGCTGATGAGATTATTAAAATTTGTGGTGAAGTTTTATCCGATAATCTCGATGGTGAAATAGCGGTGCCAGAATGGCGTTACCAAAAAATTGAAAAACTTGAAGCTTGGGCTAAGGCTATTCGTGATGCAAATAGAAAGGAGGAAGGTTGATGACTTGTTTAGTAAAAGTTTCAAAATTTCTTGAGTTGGTGTATGGAGATGATGAAAATGCAACCCCACCTTCTCCACAAACAATTACACGAGCTTGTCGCAAAGGTGAATTACCAGCTAAACAAAAAGGCAAACTCTGGTATATCGACTGGGATCTTTATCAAAAGCAAACTGGTGATGATCTTGTTGATAAAGTTTTGAGAGGTTGACATGGGACGTCCAAGAAAAAAAGGGAATCTTGATGTGCCAACAAACCTTTATCGCGGTGATGGGAAATCGTGGCGATATCGCCACCCCATCACAGGTAAATTTCATTCAATGGGTATTGATAGACAAAAGGCTTTTCAAGCAGCTCGTAAACTTAATGATTTATTGATACCTGAGGTGGATTAGAGATGGATCCGTAAATTTGAACAACTCCTATAAGTGATATTCTGCTCCTCAAATGATGTTATAAACATCAATATATGGAGTATTTTATGGCACGTAGACCAAGAAGAAATCATTCAAATGATTTTAAAGCTAAGGTAGCACTTGCTGCGATTAAAGCAGAAAAAACACTTGCTGAATTGAGTGCTGAGTTTGATGTTCATCAAAACCAAATTATTGACTGGAAAAATCAATTGATCTCAGCTTCCTCGCAAGCTTTCGATCAATCAAAAGCTCCAACAGAACCACCCATCGATCTAAAAAAACTACATGCAAAAATCGGTGAGCAGGCATTAGAAATTGATTTTTTAGAAGGTGTGTTGAAGAAACTGGGCCGCTTCAACCACAAAAGTTAATCGACGACTCACTTCAGATTTCAGTATCTAAGCAAGCTAAGCTGCTGAAAGTCTCCCGTGGTTGTTATTACTATCGCCCAAAACCTGTGAGTGCATCAGATCTGAAGCTGATGCGATGTATTGATGAATTACATATGCAATATCCTTTTGCAGGCAGTCGTATGATGCGTGATTTGTTGAATCGTCAAGGACATCATATAGGACGACGTCATACACGTACTTTAATGAAGAAAATGGGTATTCAGGCGTTATATTGCAAACCAAATTTAAGCCAGGCTAATCAAGCTCACCGTAAATATCCATATCTGCTCAAAGGGTTGGCTATTCAGCGCAGTAATCAAGTGTGGTCTACGGATATAACGTATATCCCTATGGCAAAAGGCTTTGTTTATTTATGTGCTGTGATTGATTGGCATAGCCGCAAGGTACTTGCGCATAGGGTATCGATTAGTATGGAGGTGGATTTTTGTATTTCGGCTTTAAATGAAGCGATTGAAAAATATGGTCGACCTGAAATATTTAATACAGACCAAGGCAGCCAGTTTACCAGTGATGCATTTATTGATGTATTGAAATCAAATGGCATTCAAATCAGTATGGATGGTAAAGGTCGATGGGTAGATAATGTGATGGTTGAACGATTATGGCGGAGCGTTAAATATGAAGAGGTGTATCTCAAAGCTTATAGCAGTGTCACAGATGCGAAAAAGCAATTAAGTGCATATTTTGAGTTTTATAATTTGAAACGACCTCATTCGAGTCTAGACAAAATGACACCAAATGAGTTTTACTATGATCAGCTACCCCAACAAAACAAGGTGGCTTAACTAGAGCGGAATATCACTTATAAATACGCTTTTAGTTGTTCAAACAAGTGGGACCACCTCTGATTTGGTTGCAAAAGTTTCAGGTAGTGTGGCATTTGGTGAGTTTTCTGAAAATTGGTTTTTACACAAGCGCAGAAAAGATGGAAAGCCATTATCTAAAAGCACAAAGCAAACCTATCGTATTTATCTAACGTTCTGTCAAAACAAATGGCGTGACTTAAGTATGGATAGCATTACATTGCTGATGATCAATGCTCACTTGGATTCTTTAACAACCGTACCAAGTAATCAAACAAGATCTATCTTAATGGAAATATTTGATCTTGCTGTGAGTAAAGGCTTATGTCCTGATAACCCAGCACAGCTAACTTTACGAAAATTTCCGCATAAAGAACGAAAAAGACATACCGTTGAAGGACTAGCGATAATTCGTGATGCAGCCGAACCATGGATGAAGAATGCCATTGATCTAGCGATGCTAACGACACAAAGACGCATCGATATTATCAATATGAAATGGGAACATATAGTTGATGGGTATTTACACGTTGCACAAGAGAAAACAACGGACGATCCTGAAGATGAATTCGAAGTTTCCGAAGGTGCTGGTTACGTGCGGATTAAAATTGATGAGGAACTACAAAAGGTTTTAAATCAATGTAACGATGGGATTGATAGCCCTTTTATTATTCATAGAGTACCGAACCGTAAAGGACGTCCTAATATCGATGTTGTGAAAGAACATTTCACTCAATTAGACAAACAATATATCACTAAAAATTTTGCAAAGTTAGCGACATCAACCAATGCATATCCAAACTATACATCTAAACAGCGCCCAAGTTTTCATGAAATTCGAGCATTAGCTATTTTCTTACATAAAAAAGCTGGTCGTAGTGCTCAGGCATTAGCAGGACATGCAACACCGAAGATGACAGAACATTACGAGTCGGGACATGAAATCATCTGGAATGATGTTGATATTGGAATTAAACTACCATTTGCCGATTTGACAGAAAAATAGCCTGCAAAACTATAGCTTAAGTATTTGTTTTCTATAAGTTCCAAAAGTGCTATTTGCCCTATTAAAAATAAGACAAATAGCATAATAAATAATTAAAAATCAATTATTTACAACAAGTTAAATACTTAACATACTATTTACAGTTTCACTGACATTTTTTGATTTAACTTGTGCTTTTAAACTTTCCAATGCTGCTTTTACTTCACCACGTTGTGGTTCAGCCAAAGTGTACCAACGCGTCAACACTTGTAATAAACGTGAACCAACAATTGGATTCTTTTCATCTAAGTATTTTGCCAAATCTACAAAATGCTGAACACCAAAACTCCAAGTATTCACAGGATTGGCATTTAAGCCACCGCTCACCGCACGAATACGGTTTGGTACACCCAAATCATAATCTGCATGTGAAGTTAAATATTGAATCGTTTCAGCAGTTGCTTTAGGATGTGCAGCTTGGATCATAAACCATTGATCTAAAGATAATGCTTCATCTTTAAAATGATTATAAAAATCTTGTAATACATCTTTGGTCTGTGGTGCATCATTCCAAACAAGGACTTTAATTGCACCTAAACGTTCAGACATATTTTCAGCATTTTTATACTGGGTATTTGCCAAATTAAAAGCCTCTTCATCCCCTTGACGGGCAATGAAACTCAACATGATATTTCTAAGCGCACGAACCCCCATTGCTTGGGAAAACTCATTTTGTGAATCTGGATCAAGTGATAGATATGTTTCCTTAGCAAAACCGCCCAATACTTTCGCCAATTGATTCAATAAAGCTTCACGTGCTTCATTAATCACAGCTGGATTGTAATCTTGGTCGATACGGCTACCTAAATAACCTTCAGTAGGCACATCAAATAAGCGCGAAGCCAATAGCGGATCTTTCGCAATCACAAACGGAAGCGTTTGCTGAATTGCATTGAGATAA containing:
- a CDS encoding IS3-like element ISAba14 family transposase (programmed frameshift); this translates as MARRPRRNHSNDFKAKVALAAIKAEKTLAELSAEFDVHQNQIIDWKNQLISASSQAFDQSKAPTEPPIDLKKLHAKIGEQALEIGFFRRCVEETGPLQPQKLIDDSLQISVSKQAKLLKVSRGCYYYRPKPVSASDLKLMRCIDELHMQYPFAGSRMMRDLLNRQGHHIGRRHTRTLMKKMGIQALYCKPNLSQANQAHRKYPYLLKGLAIQRSNQVWSTDITYIPMAKGFVYLCAVIDWHSRKVLAHRVSISMEVDFCISALNEAIEKYGRPEIFNTDQGSQFTSDAFIDVLKSNGIQISMDGKGRWVDNVMVERLWRSVKYEEVYLKAYSSVTDAKKQLSAYFEFYNLKRPHSSLDKMTPNEFYYDQLPQQNKVA
- a CDS encoding tyrosine-type recombinase/integrase: MVAKVSGSVAFGEFSENWFLHKRRKDGKPLSKSTKQTYRIYLTFCQNKWRDLSMDSITLLMINAHLDSLTTVPSNQTRSILMEIFDLAVSKGLCPDNPAQLTLRKFPHKERKRHTVEGLAIIRDAAEPWMKNAIDLAMLTTQRRIDIINMKWEHIVDGYLHVAQEKTTDDPEDEFEVSEGAGYVRIKIDEELQKVLNQCNDGIDSPFIIHRVPNRKGRPNIDVVKEHFTQLDKQYITKNFAKLATSTNAYPNYTSKQRPSFHEIRALAIFLHKKAGRSAQALAGHATPKMTEHYESGHEIIWNDVDIGIKLPFADLTEK